From a single Coriobacteriaceae bacterium genomic region:
- a CDS encoding oligosaccharide flippase family protein, with the protein MVFEATNCETVILISSASRRLTGIIITYGYILAQALVGFVYVPMLLQNIGQDEYGLYQLIGSIMSYIVSINGILSAGVGRFYCKYMAEGKNDLMENTLAIARRLYWVLSVFVMLISCVLAVVVRFVYSASFTNSQLDECSAMLVVLGINTIVIMNNTISVAAITANERFVFLKGSQLAALIAQPFIVYGLTTIFKNALAVCLVVLVTNVLCAVSQRLFAKYNLHISFRYHGWDMKLAKGLLFFSGAIVLVTIADQIFWKTDQLIVGYYFGAAAVAVYSVGSQIYTIYMTIGTAASSVFLPRVSELYCQNKDMSEISDLFIKVGRISFIVCGFVLSLFIVLGKDFIIIWAGKDYIDAFYIALIVMVPFTIDLIQNLGLTIMQVANVYLYRGYMYLAIALVNVVVTIILLKLMGIVGAAVSTAIAMVIGNGFCMNWYYSEKLGLNIKKFWLEIAKLSVLVIVGTGALLLLYNLIKSLLSGLVVVLVSAIIYFFIYFFLVLMFGLNESEKMSISAFIKR; encoded by the coding sequence ATGGTATTTGAAGCAACTAATTGTGAAACGGTGATTCTGATAAGTAGCGCAAGCAGAAGACTTACTGGCATAATAATTACATATGGTTATATACTGGCTCAGGCTTTAGTCGGCTTTGTATATGTTCCGATGTTGTTGCAAAACATTGGACAAGACGAATATGGACTCTATCAATTGATAGGTTCTATCATGTCTTATATAGTTTCCATTAATGGGATTTTGTCTGCCGGTGTTGGGCGTTTTTATTGCAAGTATATGGCAGAGGGCAAAAATGACTTAATGGAGAATACACTCGCAATAGCTAGGCGTCTGTACTGGGTCCTATCTGTGTTCGTGATGCTAATAAGTTGCGTTCTCGCCGTGGTTGTTCGGTTTGTATATTCAGCCAGTTTTACAAACTCACAGCTTGATGAGTGTTCCGCAATGCTTGTTGTATTAGGGATCAACACAATTGTTATCATGAACAACACTATTAGCGTTGCGGCGATAACTGCTAATGAAAGGTTCGTTTTTTTGAAGGGCTCGCAATTGGCCGCCCTAATAGCTCAGCCTTTCATTGTGTATGGACTTACGACAATTTTTAAGAATGCATTAGCCGTATGTTTAGTTGTGCTTGTTACAAATGTGTTGTGCGCGGTGAGCCAGCGTTTGTTTGCTAAATATAATCTGCATATTAGTTTCAGATATCATGGCTGGGACATGAAACTGGCTAAAGGTTTGTTATTTTTTAGTGGCGCGATTGTATTGGTGACGATTGCTGACCAGATTTTCTGGAAAACCGATCAATTAATTGTCGGCTATTATTTTGGTGCTGCCGCCGTTGCGGTATATTCTGTTGGATCTCAAATCTACACGATTTATATGACAATTGGTACGGCAGCCTCTTCAGTTTTTCTTCCTCGAGTTTCAGAACTGTATTGCCAGAATAAGGATATGTCTGAAATTTCGGATCTCTTCATTAAAGTTGGTCGCATTTCCTTTATCGTCTGCGGATTTGTTCTTAGTTTATTTATTGTTCTGGGGAAAGATTTCATCATTATTTGGGCTGGTAAGGACTATATAGACGCTTTCTATATCGCCTTGATCGTAATGGTTCCATTTACCATTGACTTAATTCAGAACCTGGGACTTACCATAATGCAGGTTGCGAATGTTTACCTGTATAGGGGGTATATGTATCTTGCGATTGCGCTTGTCAACGTGGTCGTGACGATTATACTGCTCAAGCTTATGGGCATAGTGGGCGCAGCAGTTTCAACAGCCATCGCTATGGTTATAGGCAACGGTTTCTGTATGAATTGGTATTATTCTGAAAAGCTTGGGTTGAACATAAAGAAATTTTGGCTTGAAATTGCCAAACTTTCCGTCTTGGTTATTGTCGGTACGGGGGCTTTGCTGCTGCTCTATAACCTAATTAAAAGCCTTTTATCTGGCCTTGTGGTGGTTTTGGTTTCAGCAATAATTTATTTCTTTATCTATTTCTTCTTGGTTTTGATGTTTGGGCTAAACGAATCCGAAAAGATGAGCATATCTGCATTTATCAAGCGATAA